TGTAATTGAAGAAAATTACACCTTCACTCCAACCACTTTTCAAAACGGATTACAATTCAATTCAGCCGGCGAAAATTCAGGTTCGTGCAAATTATTTGCTTTTGCACAATTACAAAACTTATCGGAAACCGCAACATTAGCCTGTTTTGGAGCTTATTATTTTGATGAAGTTTTAGGCGATCCGGCAGGAACAAATCACCAAAATATTCGTAATTTCATAAAAACAGGTTGGAACGGAATTCAATTTGAAGGTGAAGCTTTAGCATTGAAATAAAAACAATTTAAAATTCTAAACTAATATGCGTTGGACTATCAAACCAAAACCTTCCAAGGACAAGGTACAACAATTGGCACAAGCCTTGAATGTGGAAGATTTTGTGGCAACCTTATTAGTACAACGCGGTATAGAAACTTTCGAAGAAGCCAAACATTTTTTTCGTCCCACTTTAAACGATTTACACGATCCGTATCTGATGAAAGATATGGAAAAAGCAGTTGAACGAATAGAAAACGCGATTGCAAATCAGGAAAATATTCTTGTTTTTGGTGATTATGATGTTGACGGAACAACAGCCGTTTCGCTGGTTTCTTCCTATCTAAAAAGTTATTATCCCAATGTTGCAACGTATATTCCGGATCGTTATGATGAAGGTTACGGCATTTCTTTCAAAGGAATTGACTTTGCCGATGACAATGAATTTTCATTAATTATTGCGTTAGATTGCGGCATAAAATCTATTGATCATGTGGCTTACGCCAAAGAACGAAATATCGACTTCATTATTTGTGACCACCACAGACCGGGGGCATTTTTACCCGAAGCTATTGCCGTTCTCGATCCAAAAAGAGACGATTGTAACTATCCTTACGATGAATTATGCGGTTGTGGAATTGGCTTTAAGTTAATTCAGGCATTAGGCAAAAACAGAAACCAAACTATTGATGATTTAATTCTGTATTTAGATTTGGTTGCTGCCGCAATTGCTGCAGATATTGTTCCGATGACGGGTGAAAATCGAGTTTTGGCTTATTTTGGATTACAAGTTATCAATGCAGAACCAAGACCCGGAATTAAAGCCTTATTTCATCAATTAAAAAAACAAACTTTAGATATCACCGATGTAGTTTTCATCATCGCACCCAGAATAAATGCCGCCGGACGTATTAAACACGGAAATCATGCGGTTGAATTATTAACCGAATTCAATTTTGAACAAGCCCAACAATTCGCTTCAGAAATTGAGGCGTATAACACCGAACGAAAGGATTTAGACAAATTAATCACTAAAGAAGCGCTGCTGCAAATTGAGAAAAACAAAGAAAAAGAGCGCTTCACCACAGTCGTTTTTCAAGAAGATTGGCACAAAGGAGTAATTGGAATTGTAGCTTCAAGATTGATAGAAACCTATTATCGTCCGACCTTAGTTTTTACCAAAAGTGGCGATAAATATGCCGCTTCGGCTCGTTCTGTAAAAGGTTTTGATGTCTACAATGCACTCGAAGCCTGCTCGGAACATTTAGAGCAATTTGGCGGACACATGTATGCAGCCGGAATGACGCTGAAAGAGGAAAACTACGATAACTTTAAAAAGGCTTTCGAAAAAGTGGTTCAAGAAACCATTCATCCCGATTTATTAATCCGGGAAATCACCGTGGATTCTGAAATAGATTTTGTAAATATTACACGTAAACTTTCTCGAATTCTAAAACAATTTGAACCTTTTGGACCTCAAAATATGACACCTGTTTTCTTAACCAAAAACGTAAAAGACACCGGTTACGGAAAACCAATGGGACAGGACGACGAGCATTTAAGACTTTTTGTAAAACAAAATAATTCCGAGGGTATTGCCGCAATTGGCTTTGGCTTAGGAAACAAACTTGATTTAACCACTCATCAAAAACAGTTTCAAACCGTATATTGCATCGATGAAAATGAGTGGAACGGAAAAATAAGTTTACAATTACGATTGAAAGATATTAAAATTGACTCCTGATTTCATGAAAAAAAATGATCCATACGCAGCCTTGCGTTATAAAGAATTCAATATATTTTTACTGTTGCGATTTGCGATGGTTTTTGCCTGGTCAATGCAATTTATCATCATTGAATGGCAAGTTTACAGTTTAACCAAAAATCCGCTTTCATTAGGAATCATAGGTTTAATGGAAGTTATTCCTGCTATTTCTATGGCTTTATTTGCGGGCCATATTGTTGATCAAAAAGAAAAAAAAGGACTGCTTTTTAAATGTATTTTAGGATTTTCAGTCATTAGTTTTGGTTTGTTTTTATTGACATGGCCACCCGTTGTAAGCGATGTTTCTACCCAAACTATTTTGTATTCCATCTATTTTCTGGTGTTTTTGGGTGGTTTGGTCAGAGCTTTTTTGGGACCTACTATTTTCTCTCTTTTAGCATTAATTGTTCCCAAAAAAGAATACGCTAATGCCGCCACATGGAGTAGTTCTGTTTGGCAAATCAGTTCCGTTTTAGGCCCTGCTGTGGCTGGTTTTTCTATCACTTGGATTGGTGTTCATTGGTCAATGTGTTTCGTTTTGGCCTGCTCCATTTTTGCCTTAATTGCTTTGTCTCAAATTGCAACCAAACCTATTTTGAATCCAAAAATTGGAGAACCGATTATGGACAGTTTGAAAGAAGGGGTAAAATTTGTTTTCAATAATAAAACCATTTTAGGAGCTTTATCACTAGATATGATTGCAGTACTTTTTGGTGGAGCTGTAGCATTATTACCCGTATTTGCACAAGATATTTTAAAAGTGGGCCCCGAAGGATTTGGTGTTTTAAGAGCTGCCCCGGCAGTTGGTTCTTTTTTAATTCTTATAGTTTCTGCTTATATTCCATTTAATAAAAATGCGGGAATGAAACTTTTATCCGCCATTTTTGCCTTCGGCATTTGCATTATTGTCTTTGGACTTTCCTCTGTTTTTTGGTTATCGGTTGCGGCTTTATTTTTAAGTGGCATATTTGACGGCATTTCTGTAGTGATTCGTCAAACTATTTTACAACTCAAAACTCCCGATCACATGCGAGGCAGAGTTTCTGCAGTAAACTCAATATTTGTAGGTTCTTCAAATGAATTGGGTGCTTTTGAAAGTGGATTAACAGCCAAGCTGATGGGAACAGTTACTGCAGTAGTTTTTGGCGGAAGCATGACCCTTTTGACGGTATTTATTACTGGAGTCGTTTCTCCTACCTTCAGAAAATTAGATTTGCAAAAGGATATAGAAGAACATCAAAAAGGATAATTAATACTTTTTAATCTCAAAAGTTTCACCATCAAAAACACCATACGTAAAATAGGTAATCCAGTCGCCCAGATTCACATACTCAGCGTTTTCGCCAATAGTTACTTTCATAGGTAAATGACGGTGTCCGAAAATAAGGTAATTATAATGTTTAGTTTCTAATTTTCTTTTGGAATAGAGAATCAGCCATTCGTTATCTTCGCCGAGGAATTTTACATCTTCATCACCGGAAATCAATTTATTTTTAACCGAGAGATATTGTGCCAAACCAACTCCAATATCAGGATGAAGCCATCTGAAAAGCCATTTTGAAAACGGATTTGTAAACACTTTTTTCATTCGTTTATAGCCCATATCACCCGGTCCTTTTCCGTCTCCGTGACCAATAAGAAAAGTTTTATCTCCAAAAGTAAATTCCTGATTATCATGAAAAACGGGAATATTTAATTCTTTTTGAAAATAATCATGCATCCATAAATCATGGTTTCCAACGAAAAAATAAATCGGAATACCACTATCACGAATTTCTGCCAGTTTACCTAAAACACGGATAAACCCTTTGGGAACAACCGTTTTATATTCGAACCAAAAATCAAATAAATCACCTAATAAAAAAATAGCTTCCGCATCTGCTTTTACTTCGTCGAGCCAAGCCACGAATTTTTGTTCTCTAGGAAAACTCAATTCAGGTGTTGGCGCACCAAAATGTTGGTCGGAAGCGAAATATATTTTTTTGTTATTGGATAATTGCATGAAGCTAAAGTATGAATTTTGGATTACAAATTATCACTTGCAAACCATTCTGCAAAAGAGGATTCTGTTTCCTGAAGTTTTAAGGAAAATAATTTAATTCCAACTGGCAATCTGCTGATAATTCTTTGCGAAAAATCAACAACCATGTTTTCACTTGTTGGCTGATAATCAACTAAAATAACGTGATGTCCACGACTTTTTAATTCATTTGCCAATTCGATATGAGGTGTAGTTTCATTAAAAACAGTAGCATGGTCAAATTGATCAACAATCTCTTCTTTTACAATTTTTTTTAAATCCGTAAAATCAATAACCATCCCAAATTTTGCATTATTTCGATCAACAATTGGAGATCCAATTACTGTTACTGATAGTTTATAACTGTGTCCGTGAACATTTTTACACTTCCCATCATAACCATAAAGGGCATGTCCTGTTTCGAAACTAAATTTTTTTGTGATTCTGATATTGCTCATCGGAGTTTAATTTTGATTGCAAATTTACAAAATAATTAACCGTTTTTATCTCTTTTTTTAGCTAGGTAATACATCCAATATGCTACTATAATTAATAGCACAAATGGTATAAATGAGCCTATAATTACTCCGGTTTGATAACTGCTGTCGGAGGCGGTTTTGAGTTTTTCTTCAATATTTACCTGTTGAATTAATGGCAAAATTCTCATTATAACTTATTTTTTAAATTGATTCAATGCCTTTTTTGTATAATCGGAAAGCACTAATTTTCCTGAAATCGCAGCACGCTCTAACAGTAAAATTTCCCAATGTGCTGTTCCTTCCCAGAACACTTTTTTCATTTCGATTAAAGCTTGCGGATTGAAGTTTACCAACTTTGAACAAAAATCAGCCAAAGCAGTATCTAATGCTTCTATGGTTTCAAAAGTATTGGCAAATAACCCTTTCTCTTTAGCCCAACTGGCAGTTTTCCATTCGTGTGCTGCCAAAGTCATTTCGGACAAAGCTGTTTTTCCTATTTTTCTGGAAACTGCAGGCTCAATTACAAACGGACCAATGCCAATAGCCAATTCAGATAATTTTATCGAAGCTTGTTCTGTTGCCAAAACATAGTCACAGGCAGCAGCAATACCAACGCCTCCGCCAATTGCTTTTCCTTGAATACGACCAACAATTAATTTAGGGCATTTTCGCATGGCATTCATCAAATTGGCAAATCCTGTAAAAAATTCGGTTCCTTCTTCTTCATTAGAAACAGCTAAAAGTTCATCAAAAGAAGCGCCGGCACAAAAAACTCCCGTTCCTTTACTTTTTATAATTAACAATGAAACTTCTGGATTAGCACTAAGATTATTGATTTCATTTGTCAAACGGTCTAATAATTCTCTGGGAAAAGAATTACTGGCCGGATGCCCAAATTCAAGGGTAGCCATTTTATTTTCGATAGCAATAGAGAGTGATCCAACTGAATTTTGTGATACCATAGCACAGATTTTGACGTAAAGTTAAAACTAATAGTGTTAGCTTCTTCTTTTTTTTGAATGGAATGGATTTGTTTTTTGGAAATTTGCTTTTTAAGCCATAATTATGCTATATTTGCTCCCGAATTGGGGATGTAGCTCAGTTGGCTAGAGTGCTTGACTGGCAGTCAAGAGGTCGTGGGTTCGAGCCCCATCTTCTCCACTATAACACTTCAAAAGTACACTAAAACCCTTAAAATCTTATGATTTTAAGGGTTTTTTATTAGAATACAATCCAAATCATTCATTCTTTTACAACACCCTAGGGGCACAATTAGGGGCACCCCGAATTTTAGTAATCATTGAGATATACAGATGTACTAGCATTAAGTTAGTCTATCAGGTAAAAGGAGAAAAAACACCAGTAGATGGAGTATCTTTTTGGAGTAATGGAAATCCGGCTATCGGAATAACACTGCGACACCATCGCTTGGATAATTTTGTATTTACTTTGTTTCATGAATTGGGACATATCTATAAGCATCTGGTAAATAATGACACCGCAGAGTTTATTGATTTAGAAATGAAAAACGAAGAAGAAGAATACAAAAACTCTGTAGAAGAAAAACAAGCGAATCATTTTGCCCAAAACGGCCTAATCAATTACGAAGATTGGAACAAATTCAAAAAGAATTTACCTCAAAACAACAACGATGCAGCAATGATGGCTTTTGCCAAACAAGTTAAAATTCATCCAAGTATCGTTAGGGGAAGAGTTTGTTTTGCCCTGAATAATTTCCGGAGCTTCACTTCAATAAGTAATGATATAAATTAATAGTATATCGATCGGGAATCAAAAAAAGATATAAAGCAATGAGCTCGAACAATATCGAGCTCATCAATAACAAAAAATCATTTTTAATATACTTTTAAGAAACACACAAAATCAAACTTTATATTTTTTTTCAATTTTCATGTAATCCCTAATTAACTTTTCAGAAATCTCTGGATTAGCCCCTTCCTGTCCAGCTACTAAAGCTCCTATTGCACAAGCATAATTTAATGCTTTTTGAGGTGATTTTCCTCTTAGTAATTTTACTATTAATGAAGCTAAAAAAGAATCCCCTGCCCCAACTGTATCAACGACTTTTATAAAATAACCACTATTATAATAAAACTTATCGTTACTGTAGAGAACGGCTCCAAATTCGCCCTTAGTAACACAAACTTGTTTAGTATTTGTATTTTCAGCTATAAATTTAATATTTTGTTCAAACGAATTATAGGTAGACCCCAATGCTCTACTTATTTCACGTAATTCTTCATCATTTAATTTAATAAAATCTGCCTTCAACATAAGTTCATTTAATACATCAATTGTGTAATATGGTGCTCTTAAGTTTACATCAAAAATTTTATAATTTGCTTTTTCCAAAAGTTTGTTCAAAGTGGTTCTAGTTACCTCATCTCTACAAGCTAAACTTCCAAAA
This region of Flavobacterium lacustre genomic DNA includes:
- a CDS encoding UDP-2,3-diacylglucosamine diphosphatase, producing MQLSNNKKIYFASDQHFGAPTPELSFPREQKFVAWLDEVKADAEAIFLLGDLFDFWFEYKTVVPKGFIRVLGKLAEIRDSGIPIYFFVGNHDLWMHDYFQKELNIPVFHDNQEFTFGDKTFLIGHGDGKGPGDMGYKRMKKVFTNPFSKWLFRWLHPDIGVGLAQYLSVKNKLISGDEDVKFLGEDNEWLILYSKRKLETKHYNYLIFGHRHLPMKVTIGENAEYVNLGDWITYFTYGVFDGETFEIKKY
- the recJ gene encoding single-stranded-DNA-specific exonuclease RecJ translates to MRWTIKPKPSKDKVQQLAQALNVEDFVATLLVQRGIETFEEAKHFFRPTLNDLHDPYLMKDMEKAVERIENAIANQENILVFGDYDVDGTTAVSLVSSYLKSYYPNVATYIPDRYDEGYGISFKGIDFADDNEFSLIIALDCGIKSIDHVAYAKERNIDFIICDHHRPGAFLPEAIAVLDPKRDDCNYPYDELCGCGIGFKLIQALGKNRNQTIDDLILYLDLVAAAIAADIVPMTGENRVLAYFGLQVINAEPRPGIKALFHQLKKQTLDITDVVFIIAPRINAAGRIKHGNHAVELLTEFNFEQAQQFASEIEAYNTERKDLDKLITKEALLQIEKNKEKERFTTVVFQEDWHKGVIGIVASRLIETYYRPTLVFTKSGDKYAASARSVKGFDVYNALEACSEHLEQFGGHMYAAGMTLKEENYDNFKKAFEKVVQETIHPDLLIREITVDSEIDFVNITRKLSRILKQFEPFGPQNMTPVFLTKNVKDTGYGKPMGQDDEHLRLFVKQNNSEGIAAIGFGLGNKLDLTTHQKQFQTVYCIDENEWNGKISLQLRLKDIKIDS
- a CDS encoding MFS transporter, coding for MKKNDPYAALRYKEFNIFLLLRFAMVFAWSMQFIIIEWQVYSLTKNPLSLGIIGLMEVIPAISMALFAGHIVDQKEKKGLLFKCILGFSVISFGLFLLTWPPVVSDVSTQTILYSIYFLVFLGGLVRAFLGPTIFSLLALIVPKKEYANAATWSSSVWQISSVLGPAVAGFSITWIGVHWSMCFVLACSIFALIALSQIATKPILNPKIGEPIMDSLKEGVKFVFNNKTILGALSLDMIAVLFGGAVALLPVFAQDILKVGPEGFGVLRAAPAVGSFLILIVSAYIPFNKNAGMKLLSAIFAFGICIIVFGLSSVFWLSVAALFLSGIFDGISVVIRQTILQLKTPDHMRGRVSAVNSIFVGSSNELGAFESGLTAKLMGTVTAVVFGGSMTLLTVFITGVVSPTFRKLDLQKDIEEHQKG
- a CDS encoding HopJ type III effector protein translates to MTLESFLEKLKQTPEAITFTETIAVIEENYTFTPTTFQNGLQFNSAGENSGSCKLFAFAQLQNLSETATLACFGAYYFDEVLGDPAGTNHQNIRNFIKTGWNGIQFEGEALALK
- a CDS encoding ImmA/IrrE family metallo-endopeptidase, which gives rise to MKLVYQVKGEKTPVDGVSFWSNGNPAIGITLRHHRLDNFVFTLFHELGHIYKHLVNNDTAEFIDLEMKNEEEEYKNSVEEKQANHFAQNGLINYEDWNKFKKNLPQNNNDAAMMAFAKQVKIHPSIVRGRVCFALNNFRSFTSISNDIN
- a CDS encoding carbohydrate kinase family protein, with the translated sequence MEKKYSLSAVCFGEVLWDIFPTHKKIGGAPLNVSLRMNSIGVNTTMISRIGDDDNGKDILSFLNDQEVTTDLIQITGEYKTGAVQVMINEKGNASYDILYPSAWDKIIETEMMDKVVAEADAFVFGSLACRDEVTRTTLNKLLEKANYKIFDVNLRAPYYTIDVLNELMLKADFIKLNDEELREISRALGSTYNSFEQNIKFIAENTNTKQVCVTKGEFGAVLYSNDKFYYNSGYFIKVVDTVGAGDSFLASLIVKLLRGKSPQKALNYACAIGALVAGQEGANPEISEKLIRDYMKIEKKYKV
- a CDS encoding 6-pyruvoyl trahydropterin synthase family protein is translated as MSNIRITKKFSFETGHALYGYDGKCKNVHGHSYKLSVTVIGSPIVDRNNAKFGMVIDFTDLKKIVKEEIVDQFDHATVFNETTPHIELANELKSRGHHVILVDYQPTSENMVVDFSQRIISRLPVGIKLFSLKLQETESSFAEWFASDNL
- a CDS encoding enoyl-CoA hydratase/isomerase family protein gives rise to the protein MVSQNSVGSLSIAIENKMATLEFGHPASNSFPRELLDRLTNEINNLSANPEVSLLIIKSKGTGVFCAGASFDELLAVSNEEEGTEFFTGFANLMNAMRKCPKLIVGRIQGKAIGGGVGIAAACDYVLATEQASIKLSELAIGIGPFVIEPAVSRKIGKTALSEMTLAAHEWKTASWAKEKGLFANTFETIEALDTALADFCSKLVNFNPQALIEMKKVFWEGTAHWEILLLERAAISGKLVLSDYTKKALNQFKK